One window of the Leucobacter komagatae genome contains the following:
- a CDS encoding ATP-dependent Clp protease ATP-binding subunit, which translates to MFERFTDRARRVIVLAQEEAKLLNHNYIGTEHILLGLIHEGEGVAAKALEQLDISLDAVRAQVTEIIGTGQQPPSGHIPFTPRAKKMLELSLRESLQLGHNYIGTEHILLGLIREGEGVAAQVLVKLGADLNRVRQAVIQLLSGYQAGKENATVGAPEAGDAPKGSQVLDQFGRNLTQAAREGKLDPVIGREKEVERVMQILSRRSKNNPVLIGEPGVGKTAVVEGLAQAIVKGEVPETLKDKQVYVLDLSSMIAGSRYRGDFEERLKKVTKEIRNRGDIIIFIDEIHTLVGAGAAEGAIDAANILKPMLSRGELQTIGATTLDEFRKHFEKDAALERRFQSIMVNEPSLPHTINILKGLRDRYEAHHKVSITDGAIVAAVNLADRYVQDRFLPDKAIDLIDEAGARLRLSILSSPPELREFDEKIAVVRADKEQAIEAQDFEKAANKRDEEKKLIAERLRLEKQWRAGDVATNAEVDEGLIAEVLAQATGIPVFKLTEEETSRLRFMEDALHQRVIGQNEAISALAKTIRRQRAGLKDPKRPSGSFIFAGPTGVGKTELAKALAEFLFDDEDALISLDMSEYGEKHTVSRLFGAPPGFVGFEEGGQLTEKVRRKPFSVVLFDEIEKAHPDIFNSLLQVLEEGRLTDGQGRVVDFKNTVIIMTTNLGSSAIAGGPVGFQLEGDSQVGYETMKGKVNEELKKHFKPEFLNRVDDTIVFPQLSKTELLQIVDLFVKQLKDRLLDRDMYIEITTPARERLAEIGYDPTLGARPLRRAMQREIEDQLSEKILGAELLAGDTVMVDVEEGKFTFATKRDQEKSHGEASASAAAAAASTGLTPGQGE; encoded by the coding sequence ATGTTTGAGAGATTCACTGACCGCGCTCGCCGCGTGATCGTGCTCGCCCAGGAAGAGGCGAAGCTGCTCAACCACAACTACATTGGTACTGAGCACATTCTGCTCGGCCTCATTCACGAGGGCGAGGGTGTCGCAGCGAAGGCTCTTGAGCAGCTCGACATTTCACTCGACGCTGTGCGCGCGCAGGTTACCGAAATTATCGGAACCGGTCAGCAGCCGCCGTCGGGCCACATTCCGTTCACGCCTCGCGCGAAGAAGATGCTTGAGCTGAGCCTGCGCGAGTCGCTGCAGCTCGGCCACAACTACATTGGCACTGAGCACATCCTGCTCGGCCTCATCCGCGAGGGCGAGGGTGTCGCAGCCCAGGTGCTCGTGAAGCTCGGCGCCGACCTGAACCGCGTGCGCCAGGCCGTGATCCAGCTCCTCTCCGGCTACCAGGCAGGCAAGGAGAACGCGACCGTTGGTGCCCCCGAGGCCGGCGACGCCCCCAAGGGCTCGCAGGTGCTCGACCAGTTCGGCCGTAACCTCACGCAGGCTGCCCGTGAGGGCAAGCTCGACCCCGTTATCGGGCGTGAGAAGGAGGTCGAGCGGGTCATGCAGATCCTCTCGCGCCGCTCCAAGAACAACCCCGTGCTCATCGGTGAACCGGGCGTCGGCAAGACCGCGGTCGTCGAGGGTCTCGCACAGGCCATCGTCAAGGGCGAGGTTCCCGAGACACTGAAGGACAAGCAGGTCTACGTGCTCGACCTGTCGTCGATGATCGCCGGTAGCCGCTACCGTGGCGACTTCGAGGAGCGCCTGAAGAAGGTCACCAAGGAGATCCGCAACCGCGGCGACATCATCATCTTCATCGACGAGATCCACACGCTCGTCGGTGCCGGTGCTGCCGAGGGAGCGATCGACGCGGCGAACATCTTGAAGCCGATGCTCTCGCGCGGCGAGCTGCAGACCATCGGTGCGACCACGCTCGACGAGTTCCGCAAGCACTTCGAGAAGGACGCAGCGCTCGAGCGCCGCTTCCAGTCGATCATGGTGAACGAGCCGTCGCTGCCGCACACCATCAACATTCTGAAGGGTCTCCGCGACCGCTACGAAGCGCACCACAAGGTCTCGATCACCGACGGCGCAATCGTCGCCGCCGTGAATCTCGCGGACCGGTACGTTCAGGATCGCTTCCTCCCAGACAAGGCCATCGACCTGATCGACGAGGCCGGCGCACGCCTGCGCCTCTCGATCCTGTCGAGCCCGCCTGAGCTGCGTGAATTCGACGAGAAGATCGCCGTGGTTCGCGCCGACAAGGAGCAGGCGATCGAGGCCCAGGACTTCGAGAAGGCCGCGAACAAGCGCGACGAAGAGAAGAAGCTCATCGCCGAACGCCTCCGCCTCGAGAAGCAGTGGCGCGCGGGCGACGTCGCGACGAACGCTGAGGTCGATGAGGGGCTCATCGCCGAGGTGCTCGCGCAGGCGACCGGCATTCCCGTGTTCAAGCTCACCGAGGAAGAGACCTCGCGTCTCCGCTTCATGGAGGATGCCCTGCACCAGCGGGTCATCGGCCAGAACGAGGCAATCTCGGCGCTCGCGAAGACGATCCGCCGCCAGCGCGCTGGCCTGAAGGATCCGAAGCGCCCCTCGGGCTCGTTCATCTTCGCCGGCCCCACCGGTGTCGGCAAGACCGAGCTCGCGAAGGCACTCGCCGAGTTCCTGTTCGACGATGAAGACGCGCTCATCTCGCTCGACATGTCCGAGTACGGCGAGAAGCACACCGTTTCGCGCCTGTTCGGTGCCCCTCCCGGGTTCGTTGGGTTCGAAGAGGGCGGCCAGCTCACCGAGAAGGTGCGCCGCAAGCCGTTCTCCGTCGTGCTCTTCGACGAGATCGAGAAGGCTCACCCCGACATCTTCAACTCGCTCCTGCAGGTGCTTGAAGAGGGTCGCCTCACCGACGGCCAGGGCCGCGTGGTCGACTTCAAGAACACCGTCATCATCATGACGACCAACCTCGGTTCGTCGGCGATCGCCGGTGGCCCGGTCGGCTTCCAGCTCGAGGGCGACTCGCAGGTCGGTTACGAGACGATGAAGGGCAAGGTCAACGAGGAGCTGAAGAAGCACTTCAAGCCCGAGTTCCTGAACCGTGTCGACGACACGATCGTCTTCCCGCAGCTGTCGAAGACCGAGCTGCTGCAGATCGTGGACCTGTTCGTGAAGCAGCTGAAGGATCGCCTGCTCGACCGCGACATGTACATCGAGATCACGACGCCCGCGCGCGAACGGCTCGCAGAGATCGGGTACGACCCGACGCTCGGCGCACGTCCGCTGCGCCGCGCGATGCAGCGGGAGATTGAGGACCAGCTCTCGGAGAAGATCCTTGGCGCCGAACTGCTCGCTGGCGACACCGTGATGGTTGATGTGGAGGAGGGGAAGTTCACCTTCGCCACCAAGCGCGACCAGGAGAAGTCGCACGGCGAGGCCTCGGCTTCGGCTGCGGCAGCTGCCGCCTCGACCGGGCTCACCCCCGGCCAGGGCGAGTAA
- a CDS encoding helix-turn-helix domain-containing protein, producing MTPAEPVEGHAIHCRLDELLAERGMTLTELADRVGVSIVNLSVLKNDRAKAIRFTTLTAICRALNCEVGDLLVTTA from the coding sequence ATGACCCCGGCCGAGCCCGTGGAAGGCCACGCGATCCATTGCCGCCTCGACGAGCTTCTCGCCGAGCGCGGCATGACGCTCACCGAGCTCGCTGACCGGGTCGGCGTGAGCATTGTGAACCTCTCAGTACTCAAGAACGATCGGGCGAAGGCCATTCGATTCACAACGCTCACCGCAATCTGCCGCGCCCTCAACTGCGAGGTGGGCGACCTGCTCGTCACCACCGCATAA